A stretch of Dietzia lutea DNA encodes these proteins:
- the fgd gene encoding glucose-6-phosphate dehydrogenase (coenzyme-F420): MPDTPSLKLGYKASAEQFGPRDLVEFAVMAEQAGMDSATVSDHFQPWRHDGGHAPFSLSWLTAVGERTSTIQLGTSVLTPTFRYNPAVLAQAFATMACLYPGRVFLGVGTGEALNEIATGHQGEWPEFKERFARLRESVRLMRELWTGETTSFSGDFYSTKDAFLYDVPEGGVPVYIAAGGPVVAKYAGRVGDGFICTSGKGMELYTDKLLPAVEEGARINERDSSAIDRMIEIKISYDPDPVKALENCRFWAPLSLTPEQKHSVDSPREMERLADELPIEQVAKRWIVASDPDDAVEQVKQYVDAGLNHLVFHAPGHDQKRFLDLFKADLEPRLRALV; this comes from the coding sequence ATGCCCGACACCCCCTCCCTCAAGCTCGGATACAAGGCCTCGGCCGAGCAGTTCGGGCCGCGTGACCTCGTGGAGTTCGCGGTGATGGCGGAGCAGGCGGGCATGGACTCGGCCACGGTCTCCGACCATTTCCAGCCCTGGCGCCACGACGGCGGCCACGCCCCGTTCTCCCTGTCCTGGCTCACGGCCGTGGGGGAGCGGACCAGCACGATCCAGCTGGGCACGTCCGTGCTCACCCCGACGTTCCGCTACAACCCCGCGGTGCTGGCCCAGGCGTTCGCCACCATGGCGTGCCTCTACCCGGGGCGCGTCTTCCTCGGCGTGGGCACCGGTGAGGCACTCAACGAGATCGCCACGGGCCACCAGGGCGAGTGGCCGGAGTTCAAGGAGCGCTTCGCGCGACTGCGGGAGTCCGTCCGCCTCATGCGCGAGCTCTGGACCGGCGAGACCACCAGCTTCTCCGGCGACTTCTACTCCACCAAGGACGCGTTCCTGTACGACGTGCCCGAGGGAGGCGTGCCGGTCTACATCGCGGCGGGTGGCCCGGTGGTGGCCAAGTACGCCGGCCGCGTCGGCGACGGCTTCATCTGCACCTCCGGCAAGGGCATGGAGCTTTACACGGACAAGCTCCTGCCCGCCGTGGAGGAGGGCGCGCGGATCAACGAGCGTGACTCCTCGGCGATCGACCGGATGATCGAGATCAAGATCAGCTACGACCCCGACCCGGTGAAGGCCCTCGAGAACTGCCGCTTCTGGGCGCCGCTGAGCCTGACGCCGGAGCAGAAGCACTCGGTGGACTCGCCGCGCGAGATGGAGCGCCTGGCCGACGAGCTGCCGATCGAGCAGGTCGCCAAGCGCTGGATCGTCGCCTCGGACCCGGACGACGCCGTCGAGCAGGTCAAGCAGTACGTCGACGCGGGCCTCAACCACCTGGTCTTCCACGCGCCCGGTCACGACCAGAAGCGCTTCCTCGACCTGTTCAAGGCCGACCTCGAACCACGTCTGCGAGCACTCGTATGA
- a CDS encoding O-succinylhomoserine sulfhydrylase, with product MRNNELPDGLHPDTLGVRAGQMRTAFEETTEPMFLNSGYVYESAEAAEASFNGERQRFVYSRYGNPTVAMFQERLRQIEGAEACFATSSGMSAVFVALAALCGNGSRLVASRALFGSCYVICAEILPRWGVETVFVDGADLDQWREALSEPTDAVFFETPSNPMQELVDVRAVCDLAHEAGAQVVVDNVFATVLHQKPLELGADVVVYSTTKHIDGQGRVLGGAVLGTEEYITGPVQNLMRHAGFGMSAFNAWVLVKGLETMGLRVERMSANALEVARFLESHPAVDWVTYPMLESHPQYELARAQMSGGGSVVTFGLKCGEGDDGEIGSGKRESFALLNALEVIDISNNLGDAKTLVTHPATTTHASMEPEARAAVGIGDNVIRLSVGLEFVGDLIEDLRRGLD from the coding sequence ATGAGAAACAACGAGCTCCCCGACGGTCTCCACCCCGACACCCTGGGGGTCCGCGCCGGCCAGATGCGCACGGCCTTCGAGGAGACCACCGAGCCGATGTTCCTCAACTCCGGCTACGTCTACGAGTCCGCCGAGGCGGCCGAGGCGTCGTTCAACGGCGAGAGGCAGCGCTTCGTCTACTCCCGCTACGGCAATCCCACCGTCGCGATGTTCCAGGAGCGCCTGCGCCAGATCGAGGGCGCCGAGGCGTGCTTCGCCACCAGCTCCGGCATGTCCGCGGTGTTCGTGGCGCTGGCCGCGCTCTGCGGCAACGGGTCCCGGCTCGTGGCCTCCCGCGCGCTGTTCGGCTCCTGCTACGTGATCTGCGCGGAGATCCTGCCGCGGTGGGGCGTGGAGACGGTGTTCGTCGACGGCGCCGACCTCGACCAGTGGCGCGAGGCGCTCAGCGAGCCCACCGACGCCGTGTTCTTCGAGACCCCGTCCAACCCCATGCAGGAGCTGGTCGACGTGCGCGCGGTCTGCGACCTGGCCCACGAGGCCGGCGCGCAGGTCGTGGTGGACAACGTCTTCGCCACCGTCCTGCACCAGAAGCCGCTCGAGCTGGGTGCCGACGTGGTGGTGTACTCCACGACCAAGCACATCGACGGCCAGGGCCGCGTCCTCGGCGGCGCCGTCCTGGGGACCGAGGAGTACATCACCGGGCCGGTCCAGAACCTCATGCGCCACGCCGGGTTCGGCATGAGCGCGTTCAACGCGTGGGTGCTGGTCAAGGGCTTGGAGACCATGGGTCTGCGCGTCGAGCGGATGTCCGCCAACGCGCTCGAGGTGGCGCGGTTCCTCGAGTCCCACCCGGCGGTGGACTGGGTGACGTACCCGATGCTCGAGTCGCACCCCCAGTACGAGCTGGCGCGCGCGCAGATGTCCGGCGGCGGGTCCGTGGTGACGTTCGGGCTGAAGTGCGGCGAGGGTGACGACGGCGAGATCGGCAGCGGCAAGAGGGAGTCCTTCGCCCTGCTCAACGCGTTGGAGGTCATCGACATCTCCAACAACCTGGGCGACGCCAAGACGCTCGTGACCCATCCGGCGACGACGACCCACGCGTCCATGGAGCCCGAGGCCCGTGCCGCGGTGGGGATCGGCGACAACGTCATCCGCCTCTCGGTGGGCCTGGAATTCGTCGGAGATCTGATCGAGGACCTGCGCCGCGGTCTAGACTGA
- a CDS encoding rhodanese-like domain-containing protein, with the protein MSDYAGDLPPRQAWELLASDPDAVLVDVRTSAEWQWVGGADLSELGKRTLGIEWMTSAGQPNARFVEQLSEAGVEPGAPVLFLCRSGHRSAAAARVATAAGYGAAYNVTGGFEGDPDAEGHRGTVNGWKVAGLAWRQS; encoded by the coding sequence ATGAGCGACTACGCCGGGGACCTACCGCCCCGCCAGGCCTGGGAACTGCTCGCCTCCGATCCCGACGCCGTACTGGTGGACGTCCGCACCAGCGCCGAATGGCAGTGGGTCGGCGGCGCCGATCTGTCGGAGCTCGGCAAGCGCACGCTGGGCATCGAGTGGATGACCTCGGCGGGCCAGCCCAACGCCCGGTTCGTGGAACAGCTGAGTGAGGCCGGGGTCGAGCCCGGCGCGCCCGTGCTGTTCCTGTGCCGCAGCGGACACCGGTCGGCGGCCGCGGCCCGGGTCGCCACCGCCGCCGGATACGGCGCCGCCTACAACGTGACCGGCGGCTTCGAGGGCGACCCCGACGCTGAAGGACACCGCGGCACGGTCAACGGCTGGAAGGTCGCGGGCCTGGCCTGGCGCCAGTCCTGA
- a CDS encoding FAD-dependent oxidoreductase, with protein MTPLTDHPYRVAVVGSGPAGVYACEALLDWSDSRDSSGRGIVVDLLDRLPVPYGLLRHGVAPDHPRIKGIARTLEGIAADPRIRFLGNVEFGRDLTVEDARRFYHAVVFSTGALADRRLGVPGEDLEGSYGAAEFVTWYDGHPDSHPEWALTAERAAVVGVGNVALDVARMLVRSPEQLEPTDIPAHVRDGFGTNVTRVVSVIGRRGPAHAKFTPLELREMAKVEGVTVVVDPDDLEYDDEARALRDGDRRVGQVCAQLEKWVEAQREAGLETADEAEAAALAAGGKVVRFRFHRSPVEMVGDDGRVSGLRLEITEPDPAPADSGAAAGRVRGTGHVENLPVEAVYRAVGYRSAALEGVPFDDSRATIPNDGGRVLDAPGGEHLPGLFTAGWVKRGPSGVIGTNRSCAVETVGHLTTELESGTLPEPADPDPSAVRDLLADRGVDVVDGDAWLAIDAHERELGEAAGRERTKLPGRAEMLDIARSSRPTRSR; from the coding sequence ATGACGCCGCTCACAGATCACCCCTACCGTGTGGCCGTCGTCGGGTCCGGCCCGGCGGGCGTGTATGCGTGCGAGGCCCTGCTGGACTGGAGCGACTCGCGTGATTCGTCGGGGCGCGGGATCGTGGTGGACCTGCTCGACCGCCTGCCCGTGCCGTACGGGCTGCTGCGTCACGGCGTGGCCCCGGATCACCCCCGCATCAAGGGCATCGCGCGGACGCTCGAGGGGATCGCCGCGGATCCGCGCATCCGGTTCCTGGGCAACGTGGAGTTCGGCCGCGACCTGACCGTGGAGGACGCGCGGCGCTTCTACCACGCGGTCGTGTTCTCCACCGGCGCGCTGGCCGACCGTCGCCTGGGCGTCCCGGGCGAGGACCTGGAGGGCTCGTACGGGGCGGCCGAGTTCGTGACCTGGTACGACGGTCATCCCGATTCGCACCCGGAGTGGGCGCTCACCGCCGAGCGGGCGGCCGTGGTCGGCGTGGGGAACGTGGCCCTGGACGTGGCGCGCATGCTGGTGCGCAGTCCGGAGCAGCTCGAGCCGACGGACATCCCCGCCCACGTGCGGGACGGCTTCGGCACCAACGTGACGCGCGTGGTGTCGGTGATCGGGCGCCGTGGACCGGCGCACGCCAAGTTCACGCCCCTGGAGCTGCGGGAGATGGCCAAGGTGGAGGGCGTCACCGTGGTGGTGGATCCCGACGACCTGGAGTACGACGACGAGGCGCGCGCCCTCCGCGACGGCGATCGCCGGGTGGGGCAGGTGTGCGCGCAACTCGAGAAATGGGTCGAGGCGCAGCGCGAGGCCGGGCTCGAGACGGCGGATGAGGCCGAGGCCGCCGCGCTCGCGGCCGGCGGGAAGGTGGTGCGGTTCCGCTTCCACCGGTCCCCCGTCGAGATGGTGGGCGACGACGGCCGGGTCTCCGGGTTGCGACTGGAGATCACCGAGCCCGATCCCGCGCCGGCCGACTCCGGGGCGGCCGCCGGCCGGGTGCGCGGCACGGGCCACGTCGAAAACCTGCCGGTGGAGGCCGTGTACCGGGCGGTGGGGTACCGCTCCGCCGCCCTGGAGGGCGTGCCGTTCGACGACTCCCGGGCGACCATCCCCAACGACGGCGGACGGGTGCTCGACGCGCCGGGCGGGGAGCACCTGCCGGGGTTGTTCACGGCGGGGTGGGTCAAGCGCGGGCCGTCCGGCGTCATCGGCACCAATCGGTCGTGCGCTGTGGAGACGGTCGGTCATCTGACCACCGAACTCGAGTCCGGCACGCTGCCCGAGCCCGCCGACCCCGATCCGTCCGCCGTGCGCGACCTGCTCGCCGACCGCGGCGTGGACGTCGTCGACGGCGACGCCTGGCTGGCGATCGACGCCCACGAGCGTGAGCTCGGCGAGGCGGCCGGCCGCGAGCGCACCAAGCTGCCGGGACGGGCGGAGATGCTCGACATCGCCCGCTCCTCGCGGCCTACTCGATCCCGCTGA
- a CDS encoding alpha/beta hydrolase — MSPAQGPDALAAAIDLAAARAAEVGRRIADSAEDLDSVARRLGGRAGDGGWSGRTGDRARGEAADAAAEARMLSGNCLFVADVLRVEGSRLARAVTGWDAAEAAEPGTGDAVPVQDADRVLAMRLREAADGLAGRVDPATRPCLDLSGSTDDNPHEVARLWHLLGPADRTRLARDHPELGSVAGLSSATRDALNRTRLRRLLDATGAGAWVGGRIPDEVARDLTALAAYLEQDPRRHLLDLHRDGRAVVASADPDSAERVVTLVPGTGSSLADLGRTGERAGAVCEAADPAGACVAVSWQGYDAPDGVVSAGSSAGPAWAHAGDLRTYAAGLDAVEGLDGDDAPHAAVGYSYGSVVLGAAAADPEGLAADLMIHVGSPGAGVESLDRQWVDEGGVSRPAVDDDVVAVASRWDPVPWWSITGVSGERPGTNEFGGRSVDVTEPGAGPEAVRTAHSRYFDPGTVSLMEIGRLVSGIE; from the coding sequence GTGTCGCCGGCGCAGGGCCCTGACGCGCTGGCCGCGGCGATCGACCTGGCGGCCGCGCGGGCGGCGGAGGTGGGCCGACGGATCGCGGACTCCGCCGAGGACCTCGACTCGGTCGCCCGCAGGCTCGGCGGGCGCGCGGGAGACGGAGGGTGGTCGGGCCGGACGGGGGACCGGGCCCGCGGCGAGGCCGCCGACGCCGCCGCCGAGGCGCGGATGCTCTCCGGGAACTGCCTCTTCGTGGCCGATGTCCTCAGAGTCGAGGGGAGTCGGCTCGCCCGCGCCGTGACCGGGTGGGACGCCGCCGAAGCGGCCGAGCCCGGAACCGGGGACGCGGTCCCGGTTCAGGACGCCGACCGGGTTCTCGCCATGCGTCTGCGGGAGGCGGCGGACGGACTGGCCGGCCGGGTCGATCCCGCGACGAGGCCGTGCCTGGACCTCTCGGGATCGACCGACGACAACCCGCACGAGGTCGCCCGGCTGTGGCACTTGCTCGGGCCCGCAGACCGCACACGGCTGGCGCGCGACCACCCCGAGCTCGGCTCGGTGGCCGGGCTGTCGTCGGCGACGCGCGACGCCCTCAACCGGACCCGGCTGCGTCGGCTGCTCGACGCGACCGGGGCCGGGGCCTGGGTCGGCGGGCGGATACCCGACGAGGTGGCGCGGGACCTGACGGCGTTGGCCGCGTATCTCGAGCAGGATCCCCGGCGGCACCTTCTCGACCTGCATCGCGATGGCCGGGCGGTGGTCGCCAGCGCCGACCCCGATTCCGCAGAGCGGGTGGTGACGCTCGTGCCGGGGACGGGGTCCTCGCTGGCCGACCTCGGGCGCACCGGGGAGCGGGCCGGCGCGGTGTGCGAGGCGGCGGACCCGGCCGGAGCGTGCGTGGCGGTGTCGTGGCAGGGCTACGACGCGCCGGACGGCGTCGTCTCCGCCGGCTCCTCCGCCGGGCCGGCGTGGGCGCACGCGGGCGACCTCCGGACCTACGCGGCCGGGCTGGACGCGGTCGAGGGCCTGGACGGCGACGACGCCCCGCACGCGGCCGTGGGCTACAGCTACGGCTCGGTGGTCCTCGGCGCGGCCGCGGCGGACCCCGAGGGGCTCGCGGCCGACCTGATGATCCACGTCGGCAGCCCCGGCGCGGGAGTCGAGTCGCTCGACCGGCAGTGGGTGGACGAGGGGGGCGTCAGCCGTCCGGCGGTCGACGACGACGTGGTGGCCGTGGCCTCACGCTGGGATCCCGTGCCCTGGTGGTCGATCACGGGAGTCTCCGGCGAGAGGCCGGGGACCAACGAGTTCGGCGGCCGCTCCGTCGACGTCACCGAGCCCGGCGCGGGACCGGAGGCGGTGCGCACCGCGCACTCCCGCTACTTCGACCCGGGGACGGTCTCGCTGATGGAGATCGGCCGCCTCGTCAGCGGGATCGAGTAG
- a CDS encoding DUF1648 domain-containing protein produces MTTTRSAADDARDLPAEPTAPWILVLAGGVVLLWLGVLAWQVAVLPERVPTHFAADGRADGWSSRNGALAFSALIPLLVVLPMPVLSRLVLWAPGQINAPNKQWWTATGPRLRRFERLMREDLWLITTVTLLLLVAGQVGIVLAARSGGDAMPTWILPVALVVFLVAIGAVMARMFIGGRYAAQPDLD; encoded by the coding sequence ATGACGACGACGAGGTCCGCGGCAGACGACGCACGCGATCTGCCCGCCGAGCCGACGGCCCCGTGGATTCTCGTGCTGGCCGGGGGTGTGGTCCTGCTGTGGCTGGGTGTGCTGGCCTGGCAGGTGGCCGTCCTGCCCGAGCGGGTGCCGACGCATTTCGCCGCCGACGGGCGGGCCGACGGCTGGTCCAGCCGGAACGGGGCCCTCGCGTTCTCCGCGCTGATCCCATTGCTCGTCGTGCTGCCGATGCCGGTGCTGTCCCGGCTGGTGCTGTGGGCCCCGGGCCAGATCAACGCGCCCAACAAGCAGTGGTGGACGGCCACCGGCCCGAGGCTGCGACGGTTCGAGCGGCTGATGCGAGAGGACCTGTGGCTGATCACGACGGTCACACTGCTCCTGCTGGTGGCCGGGCAGGTGGGCATCGTGCTCGCCGCGCGGTCCGGCGGCGACGCGATGCCGACATGGATCCTCCCGGTCGCGCTGGTGGTCTTCCTCGTGGCGATCGGGGCGGTGATGGCCCGGATGTTCATCGGCGGACGGTATGCCGCGCAGCCCGATCTGGACTGA
- the purT gene encoding formate-dependent phosphoribosylglycinamide formyltransferase, whose product MTEAPVPSAHDPLAPPAVDRIGTPGSPGATRVMLLGSGELGKEVTIALQRFGVEVIAVDRYDGAPAHQVAHRSHAIDMTDADEVRRVVDLEKPHVILPEIEAIATSALEEIEQEGLARVVPTARAARLTMDREGIRRLAAEELGLPTSGYAFASSVGELRDACSAIGFPCLVKPTMSSSGKGQSTLHGPEDVEAAWSAAQTGARVAGARVIVESFVDFEYEITLLTVRSVDPETGRILTGFCEPIGHRQERGDYVESWQPQPMTQDAYDSARSVAARITGALGGVGVFGVELFVNGVDVYFSEVSPRPHDTGLVTLRSQVLSEFEMHARAVLGLPVVTTMASPGASAVIYGGAEIGEGSVEAVGFEGVARALAVPEADVRLFGKPSASEYRRMGVAVATAEDVDGARERAREAAARVRVVV is encoded by the coding sequence ATGACCGAAGCGCCCGTCCCGTCAGCGCACGATCCCCTCGCCCCGCCCGCCGTGGACCGCATCGGCACGCCGGGCTCGCCGGGCGCGACCCGGGTCATGCTGCTCGGCTCGGGCGAACTGGGCAAAGAGGTGACGATCGCCCTGCAGCGGTTCGGCGTGGAGGTGATCGCCGTGGACCGCTACGACGGCGCGCCCGCCCACCAGGTCGCGCACCGGAGCCACGCCATCGACATGACCGACGCCGACGAGGTGCGCCGGGTCGTCGACCTCGAGAAGCCGCACGTGATCCTCCCCGAGATCGAGGCCATCGCCACCTCCGCGCTCGAGGAGATCGAGCAGGAGGGGCTCGCCCGCGTCGTGCCCACCGCGCGGGCCGCCCGGCTGACCATGGACCGTGAGGGCATCCGCCGCCTCGCCGCGGAGGAGCTGGGCCTGCCGACCAGCGGGTACGCCTTCGCCTCGTCCGTCGGGGAACTGCGGGACGCGTGCTCCGCGATCGGCTTCCCCTGCCTGGTCAAGCCCACGATGTCGTCGTCGGGTAAAGGCCAGTCCACCCTCCACGGTCCCGAGGACGTGGAGGCGGCGTGGAGCGCGGCGCAGACCGGCGCCCGCGTCGCGGGGGCGCGGGTGATCGTCGAGTCGTTCGTCGACTTCGAGTACGAGATCACGCTCCTCACCGTCCGCAGCGTCGACCCCGAGACCGGGCGGATCCTGACCGGCTTCTGCGAGCCGATCGGTCATCGGCAGGAGCGCGGCGACTACGTCGAGTCGTGGCAGCCGCAGCCCATGACGCAGGACGCCTACGACTCCGCCCGGTCGGTGGCCGCGCGGATCACCGGTGCGCTCGGCGGCGTCGGGGTGTTCGGCGTGGAGCTGTTCGTCAACGGCGTCGACGTCTATTTCTCGGAGGTCAGCCCCCGCCCCCACGACACGGGCCTGGTGACGCTGCGCAGTCAGGTCCTCAGTGAGTTCGAGATGCACGCGCGCGCGGTGCTCGGCCTGCCGGTCGTCACGACGATGGCCAGTCCGGGCGCGTCGGCGGTGATCTACGGCGGGGCGGAGATCGGCGAGGGGAGCGTCGAGGCGGTCGGCTTCGAGGGCGTGGCGCGGGCGCTGGCGGTACCGGAGGCCGACGTGCGGTTGTTCGGCAAGCCGTCGGCCAGCGAGTACCGCCGCATGGGCGTGGCGGTGGCGACCGCCGAGGACGTGGACGGCGCCCGGGAGCGGGCGCGCGAGGCGGCCGCGCGGGTGCGGGTCGTGGTGTAG
- a CDS encoding alcohol dehydrogenase family protein: MPSHPPTMNAVQLLGHGDLDQLVYSHDVPTPSPAPGEVLIDVHACGMNNTDVWVRQGAYGSDTDPKAVSSWRRGRSTLEFPRIQGTDIVGRIVAVGDSVSEDRIGQRVLVDFSLYNRPESDESLSDIDYIGHGRDGGYAEYVAVPAVNAYQVTTDIDDAGLATFCCAYLTAEQILDRTRLSVGERILVTGASGGVGSALIQLARVRGAIPYAVTSAGKEAALGEIGAEAVFLRDSDDLVGEVERGVDGPIDVVGDLVAGPLFNDLLRILRPEGRYGTAGAIGGPVVKLDLRTMYLKQLELHGSSQGTRTAFRRLVGYIEDGRIRPLLHRTFRLSEFHEAQRAFMSKTYVGNLVVVPDRHWDTVGAPHGS; encoded by the coding sequence ATGCCGTCACACCCGCCGACAATGAACGCGGTGCAGCTCCTGGGCCACGGCGACCTGGACCAGCTGGTGTACTCGCACGACGTCCCTACCCCGAGTCCGGCCCCGGGGGAGGTGCTGATCGATGTCCACGCCTGCGGGATGAACAACACCGACGTGTGGGTCCGCCAGGGTGCCTACGGCAGCGACACCGATCCGAAGGCCGTCTCCTCGTGGCGGCGTGGCCGCTCCACGCTCGAGTTCCCCCGCATCCAGGGCACCGACATCGTCGGCCGGATCGTCGCCGTCGGGGACTCGGTGTCCGAGGATCGCATCGGGCAGAGAGTGTTGGTCGACTTCAGCCTCTACAACCGACCGGAGAGCGACGAGAGCCTGTCCGACATCGACTACATCGGCCACGGGCGGGACGGCGGTTACGCCGAGTACGTGGCGGTCCCCGCAGTGAACGCCTACCAGGTCACCACGGACATCGACGACGCCGGCCTGGCCACTTTCTGCTGCGCCTACCTGACCGCGGAACAGATCCTCGACCGGACGCGCCTGAGCGTGGGCGAACGGATCCTCGTCACCGGTGCCTCCGGAGGAGTGGGCTCGGCCCTGATCCAACTCGCCCGCGTTCGCGGCGCCATCCCCTATGCGGTGACCAGCGCCGGAAAGGAAGCAGCCCTCGGCGAGATCGGCGCCGAGGCGGTATTCCTCCGCGACTCGGACGATCTCGTCGGCGAGGTGGAGCGGGGCGTCGACGGCCCGATCGACGTGGTGGGCGACCTGGTGGCGGGCCCACTGTTCAACGACCTGCTGAGAATTCTGCGTCCGGAAGGCCGGTACGGGACGGCCGGGGCCATCGGCGGGCCGGTCGTGAAGCTCGATCTACGCACCATGTACCTCAAGCAGCTCGAGCTCCACGGTTCCTCGCAGGGTACGAGGACCGCGTTCCGGCGGTTGGTCGGGTACATCGAGGACGGCCGCATCCGTCCTCTACTGCACCGCACCTTCCGGCTCTCCGAGTTCCACGAGGCGCAGCGCGCCTTCATGAGCAAGACCTACGTCGGCAACCTGGTCGTGGTCCCCGACCGACACTGGGACACGGTTGGAGCCCCCCATGGATCGTGA
- a CDS encoding proline racemase family protein encodes MDRERVLELIDTHSGGDVSRIVTSGIEPLPGKNVLEKARYLEKEGDGLRRLLLSEPYGDPAMSVNLIVEPSHPEAVAGYIIMEAMGYPLYSGSNTICTATALLQSGMIPATEGLQEIILESPAGLSRNTARIVDGRVESITTRGEPAFVAERGLAVEVPHYGRVGFDLVWSGAYFALIRAADHGFELTADEQFALTAFGDSFVRAARPGLRREHPSLGDVGPLPFVHFMGRVRTLGAGRFESPSATYVHPGVICRSPTGTGTSARLALMAALGDVAPGDTLETISPRGNRFLGTALVEGVVGDFPALHTTVTGRARFLAHSRITIDLDDPLVDASDLEYLLSP; translated from the coding sequence ATGGATCGTGAACGTGTCCTAGAGCTGATCGACACCCACAGCGGCGGCGACGTCAGCCGGATCGTCACCTCCGGCATCGAGCCACTGCCGGGAAAGAACGTGTTGGAGAAGGCTCGCTACCTGGAGAAAGAGGGCGACGGTCTGCGCCGGTTGCTGCTCTCGGAGCCGTATGGCGACCCGGCGATGTCGGTGAACCTCATCGTGGAGCCCTCTCATCCGGAGGCCGTGGCCGGGTACATCATCATGGAGGCGATGGGGTATCCGCTGTACTCGGGCTCCAACACTATCTGCACCGCGACCGCCCTGCTCCAGAGTGGGATGATCCCGGCGACCGAGGGGCTGCAAGAAATCATCCTGGAGTCCCCGGCGGGGTTGTCCCGCAACACTGCACGAATCGTCGACGGCCGGGTGGAGTCGATCACCACGCGAGGGGAGCCGGCGTTCGTCGCCGAACGGGGGCTCGCCGTGGAAGTCCCCCACTATGGCCGGGTCGGCTTCGATCTCGTGTGGAGCGGGGCCTACTTCGCGCTGATCCGCGCGGCCGATCACGGTTTCGAACTCACGGCCGACGAACAATTCGCACTCACCGCGTTCGGCGATTCCTTCGTCCGGGCGGCCCGCCCCGGGCTGAGGCGGGAGCACCCCTCGCTCGGCGATGTGGGCCCGCTGCCGTTCGTCCACTTCATGGGCCGCGTACGCACGCTGGGGGCCGGTAGGTTCGAGTCGCCGTCGGCGACGTACGTCCATCCGGGCGTGATCTGCCGGAGCCCGACCGGGACCGGCACCTCAGCCAGGCTCGCGTTGATGGCCGCGCTGGGTGATGTCGCACCCGGCGACACCTTGGAGACCATCTCGCCACGCGGGAACCGGTTCCTGGGCACCGCGCTCGTGGAGGGCGTGGTCGGAGACTTCCCTGCCCTGCACACGACCGTCACCGGACGTGCCCGGTTCCTGGCCCATTCACGGATCACCATCGACCTGGACGACCCCCTGGTGGACGCCTCCGATCTGGAGTATCTGCTCAGCCCCTGA